AGCGGTGATTGTGAAATGAGAATCGTGGTGGTCTTCATGGCTCAGCAGAAAGCGATTACTCTATCAGAATCGCGGATATTACATGCGAAATCGTACTGGCTCCCCAGCATGACGCCGTTCGTTTCGTCCTGAAAGCGCTCGTTCAAGTTCTGCTGGCAAAGGCAGATGTTGGCGCCTTTGTCGAGCAGCGAAAGGAACGGGACGTGGTTGACGTTGAGGACGCCGTCGCACATCAGAAAAATGCGCACCTCGATCCCGCGTCGCAGAGCGGCTTCGGCGACCCTGATGACGCTATGCGTATTGGCGTGCTCGGGACTCGTCGTCAAAAGGATTCCCAACCTCTTTGCGGTCATACCGGCTGATCCTCCCTCAAGCTCAGCGCCTGCTCCAGAAACGAACCGTTCTCCTGGGGCATGATCCACGACTGCGCCGAGACCGCCCGCGCCTTTTCGACCGATACGATCAGGTACGAATAGCCCGGCCATGCGGCATGCTCGGTATCATATTGAGATGGCGTGCTCGGATAGTCGGGATGAGAATGATAGAAACCAATCACATCTTCCGCTTTGCCGCGGGTGGATTTAATCACCTCGATGAGTTTCCTCTCGTCCACCAGGTAGCGATCATGCCGCCGCTCGGTGCTTACGTTCTTTGCGCGATGAGCTTTAGTTACAATGCGCTCGTCGCCGTTGTCGAACCCGACAAGGATGCCGCAGCATTCGTCCGGATACTCATCGAGAGCATGCCGGTAAATGTCATCGAGGATTTTGCGCTCAATCATCAACATGATCGCCATTCCCGCTCAACCCGCAAAATTCGTCGTAGTCGATCAGTTCCTTGATCGTGGCGTTCTTCCCGCAAACCGGACACTGCGGGTCCTTGCGCAGCTTGAACTCGCGGAATTTCATGCCGAGCGCATCAAACTGCAGCAGTCGCCCCACCAGCGGTTTCCCGACCCCGAGAATAAGCTTTTGCGTCTCGACCGCCTGTAGAGTTCCGATGATGCCCGGCAGCACCCCCAATACACCCGCCTCCTGACAACTCGGAACCATGCCCGGAGGAGGCGGCTGCGGGTATTGACAGCGATAGCACGGCCCCTGGGCGGCATCGAAAACGGTGACATGCCCCTCAAATAACAGCACACTGCCGTGCACGTTCTTCTTCCCGAGGAGCACGCAGGCGTCGTTGATCAGATAACGCGTCGCAAAGTTGTCGCAGCCGTCGATAATGATGTCGTACTCCCTGAACAGGTCCAAGGCGTTTTGTGAAGTCAGCCGCTCCTTGTAAGCCCTCACGCGAACATCCGGATTCAGCGCCTCAATCGTCCTTCGAGCCGATTGCACTTTCGGCAGGTCCAAATCCTGCACCGTGTGCAGAATCTGCCTCTGAAGATTGCTCAGATCGACTGTATCGAAGTCAAGAACCCCGAGTTCGCCTACGCCCGCGGCGGCAAGAT
The nucleotide sequence above comes from Candidatus Abyssobacteria bacterium SURF_5. Encoded proteins:
- a CDS encoding M67 family peptidase; translated protein: MAIMLMIERKILDDIYRHALDEYPDECCGILVGFDNGDERIVTKAHRAKNVSTERRHDRYLVDERKLIEVIKSTRGKAEDVIGFYHSHPDYPSTPSQYDTEHAAWPGYSYLIVSVEKARAVSAQSWIMPQENGSFLEQALSLREDQPV
- the moeB gene encoding molybdopterin-synthase adenylyltransferase MoeB — protein: MNLTDEQIKRYSRHIILKEVGGKGQKKLLESKVLIIGAGGLGSPCALYLAAAGVGELGVLDFDTVDLSNLQRQILHTVQDLDLPKVQSARRTIEALNPDVRVRAYKERLTSQNALDLFREYDIIIDGCDNFATRYLINDACVLLGKKNVHGSVLLFEGHVTVFDAAQGPCYRCQYPQPPPPGMVPSCQEAGVLGVLPGIIGTLQAVETQKLILGVGKPLVGRLLQFDALGMKFREFKLRKDPQCPVCGKNATIKELIDYDEFCGLSGNGDHVDD